Sequence from the Devosia yakushimensis genome:
GATCGTGATCGGCGAGCGTCTCGGCGGTGTCGCGCGCGATGATCGTGCGCGCCCCGCATCGGTTGAGCACGAAGCGGGCGGCGAGTTGCGGCCGGTAGATGCGCGCCTCGGCGAGGAGTGCCAGCATCTCGGCCGAAGCCCAGCCGTCGAGCGGCGACGGCTGCACCGGGATCAGCACGAGGTCGGCGGCGAGCAGTGCAGAGCGCATGAGGCCGGCGACGCGAGGCGGTCCGTCGATGACGACATGGTCGGCGTCGCGGGAGAGCTCCGGCGCTTCGCGGTGCAGCGTGTCGCGCGCCAGCCCGACAACGCCGAACAGGCGCGGCGCGCCAGCGCGGCTGCGCTGCTGCGACCAGTCGAGCGCCGAGCCTTGCGGGTCGGCATCGACCAGGGTGACGCGCTTGCCGCGCCGTGCCCATTCACCGGCGAGATGCAGGGCGAGCGTGGTCTTGCCGACGCCGCCCTTCTGGTTGAGGAGCGCGATGATCATCGGTCGCTCCTCCGGCGAATGGTGCCAGAGGGAGGGAAGTTATCCCCGGAACGCGTTTCCAAATAATAAGATTTAGACTCTTCATTAGAGTCTTTACGGGCGCGATTCCGCTCGCCAGGCCAAAGGCTTAACTGAGGCTCGTGCGCCTGATGTACAGATAGGTTTGCGCCTGTTGTACGGATACCGCTTGCGCCTGATGTACGGATATCTGGCGAAGTTGCGCACAGCTTTTCCACAGGGCGGATGTGGACAAGCTCCTGCCCGTCCGCGGTGCGGTCGAGGGCGAGCGAATAGCCCGGGAGCGGTTGGCGGCGCGCAATGGCGCGGATGTCGATGGCGAAGTCGGAATAGCGCGCGAGCGAGCCGCTCTTGGCATGGAGATGCCGCAGTTCGAAGCGCCAGCCACCGAGCTGACGGCCGGCATGCTTGCGCGCGATGCGATAGAGCCAGCGCTCGATGCCGCCGGTGAGTTCGAAATAGTCGGAGTCGATGGCGAGGACCAGGCGGCGGTCGACGATGCCCTGATAGAGCCATTCGGGCAGGACGAACTCCATGCCCTCGACGCGGCCGCTGCGCGTCGCCAGTTCCTCCCATTCGTTGATCCAGGAAAACTGCTGGCGCCGCCAGTGTTCGCCCTGGCGGATGGTGGTGCGGATGACGGTCGATTGCAGGCGGGTGAGCGCGCTCTTGATGAGGAAGTAGCTGCGCGCGCCCGTGGTGCGGCCGATGCCGGTGAGGAGTTGATAGGGCGTGAAACGGAAGAAGCGCGAGGTCGGCAGCCCGCGATCCTGCGCGGCGAGAATCTGGCTCGCGGCCCAGATCAGCACGTCGGCATCCCAGATCGTCGCCATGCCGTGCTCGGCGACGGCATAGACCTGCAGTTCGACGTCGCCGGCCTTGTAGTGGATGGGCGCGACGCGGCGCGACTTCGACAGCGAGAAGAAGGGATGCGCCATCAGATCGCGCTGGTCGCGCGGCGGGACGTCGCCGCTTAGCGCCTCGAAGGGATCGAGTTTCGCGCGCTCGCCGCGTGGACGCGATGAAGTTTTCATCGGGATCACCGCTCAGCGGGCGTCGAGGCGGCGGGCCGGATGGACCGTGCCGTGGCCGGGATCGGAGGTCGAGGTCTTGGTGCCGCGATCTGCCCAGGCCTGCAGATCCTCGAGCGCATAGACGACGCGGCCGCCGAGTTTCCGGTAGGCCGGCCCGGTGCCGTAGGTACGGTGCTTTTCGAGCGTGCGGTCCGAGAGACCGAGGAAGCGGGCGGCCTCGGGGGTTCTGAGGTAGCGCGGCGGCATGCCGGGGGCATTGGAAGTCATGAGCGGGTCTCCGCGAGTGCGATCAGACCGCCGGTGTCGAACGGCGGGCACGGACCATGGTGGCGAAGACGGGGCGCGAAGGGGGATGAGGAACTTTCGATGCCGAAAATCCTCACCCCCGCCGTTGGCGATTCCGGCCTATTCCTTGCGGCGATGACGCAGAAGCTGACGATAGCCGCCGGCAATCATGACGCGGCCGCCATGGACGAGACCGATGATGGTGGCGCGCAAGGGAGAGGTCTTCCAAGGCTCGGCCGCAACGCGTCGGGGCCCGAACATGGCGATGGCCACATCGCGATAGCTGGCGCCGTTCAAGCGTCCATCGGTCGCCTGCAGCATCTGCCGATGCCGACGCCGCTGTTGGGGCGTCAGTCGCCGGTCGTCGGGAACGGTGCGCCCCTGCAGGGCGCGGAGCAGGCGGTCGATGGCGTCGATCCTGTCGAAGCCGTCGGCATCAAGCGGCACGAGCGCGGCGAGCGCCGTTCCAGCCGGTGCGCCGGGCAGCCGCAGCAAGCGAATGGCCTGCTTGCCGACAGTGAAC
This genomic interval carries:
- the parA gene encoding ParA family partition ATPase, yielding MIIALLNQKGGVGKTTLALHLAGEWARRGKRVTLVDADPQGSALDWSQQRSRAGAPRLFGVVGLARDTLHREAPELSRDADHVVIDGPPRVAGLMRSALLAADLVLIPVQPSPLDGWASAEMLALLAEARIYRPQLAARFVLNRCGARTIIARDTAETLADHDPPGLAAREIAALASEIERLRIGAGTS
- a CDS encoding replication initiator protein A gives rise to the protein MKTSSRPRGERAKLDPFEALSGDVPPRDQRDLMAHPFFSLSKSRRVAPIHYKAGDVELQVYAVAEHGMATIWDADVLIWAASQILAAQDRGLPTSRFFRFTPYQLLTGIGRTTGARSYFLIKSALTRLQSTVIRTTIRQGEHWRRQQFSWINEWEELATRSGRVEGMEFVLPEWLYQGIVDRRLVLAIDSDYFELTGGIERWLYRIARKHAGRQLGGWRFELRHLHAKSGSLARYSDFAIDIRAIARRQPLPGYSLALDRTADGQELVHIRPVEKLCATSPDIRTSGASGIRTTGANLSVHQAHEPQLSLWPGERNRARKDSNEESKSYYLETRSGDNFPPSGTIRRRSDR
- a CDS encoding helix-turn-helix transcriptional regulator, coding for MTSNAPGMPPRYLRTPEAARFLGLSDRTLEKHRTYGTGPAYRKLGGRVVYALEDLQAWADRGTKTSTSDPGHGTVHPARRLDAR
- a CDS encoding DUF2285 domain-containing protein, translating into MFWSVEADTSAVLLTQSPIVLPTAGNLSSELRDPAAQPDDQGEHMVFTVGKQAIRLLRLPGAPAGTALAALVPLDADGFDRIDAIDRLLRALQGRTVPDDRRLTPQQRRRHRQMLQATDGRLNGASYRDVAIAMFGPRRVAAEPWKTSPLRATIIGLVHGGRVMIAGGYRQLLRHRRKE